TGGCATCGTTATCAAGCCCGATAATGGCATACATCGCACCCGTACCTTCCGGCACCGCTTCCTGCATTAGTTTGCCACGCAATTCAACCAGACGAACAGCCTGTTGGAAATCCAGAACACCCGCACAAACCAATGCCGAATACTCACCAAGGCTATGACCAGACATCAGCGCAGGTGTTTTGCCGCCCTGCTGCTGCCAAACGCGCCAGATAGCAACAGAAGCGGTCAGTAACGCAGGCTGCGTCTGCCAGGTTTTATTCAACTCTTCAGCAGGCCCTTGCTGGGTAAGCTGCCACAAATCATAACCTAACGCTTCAGAAGCCTGAGCAAACGTTTCAGTGACGATCGGGTATTCTGCAGCAAGTTCAGCCAACATCCCTACCGTCTGCGATCCCTGACCTGGGAACACCATTGCAAATTGCGTCATATCACAATCCTGTTTAATTAAAAACGAACCAGCGCGGAACCCCACGTAAAACCACCACCGAAGGCTTCAAGCAACACTAATTGCCCTGGTTTAATACGCCCATCACGCACCGCTTCATCAAGCGCTGAAGGCACAGAAGCTGCGGAGGTATTACCGTGACGATCCAGCGTCACAACCACCTTGTCCATCCCCATACCCAGCTTTTTCGCCGTGGCGCTAATGATGCGCAGGTTAGCTTGGTGAGGCACCAGCCAGTCTAATTCACTTTTATCCAGTTGAGCCGCTTGCAGCGTTTCTTCAACGATATGTGCCAGTTCAGTTACTGCCACTTTAAAGACTTCATTACCCGCCATCGTAAGGTAAGCAGGCGTATCCGTATGATTACGATCCTGATGTGGCAACGTTAGCAATTCGCCATAACGGCCATCGGCATGAAGATGGGTAGAAAGAATACCCGGTTGCTCTGACGGCGTTAACAGGACAGCTCCCGCACCATCACCGAACAGAATCAGCGTGCCGCGATCCTCAGGATCCAATGTACGAGACAACGTATCAGAACCGATCACCAGTGCGTACTTCACCGCACCATTTTTAACATATTGATCGGCAACACTCAGCGCGTAGGTAAATCCGGCACACGCAGCGGCCAGATCGAAGGCAATCGTATCTTTGATCCCTAGCAGTTGCTGAACCTGACAGGCTGAGCTAGGGAAAGCATGGCTTGATGATGTTGTAGCAACAATCAAAAGACCGACCTCAGAAGGATCGACATTCGCCATTTCCAGCGCTTTTTGCGCGGCACGGTATCCCATGGTCGCCACGTTTTCATCCGGCGCAGCAATACGGCGCTCACGGATTCCAGTACGTGTGACGATCCATTCGTCCGTTGTTTCCACCCTCTTTTCTAAATCAGCGTTCGTCCTGATTTCTTCAGGCAGGTAGCTGCCCGTTCCGATTATTTTTGTATACATGTACGCTTAATCACTCTTGGGTAATACCGCTTCTAGACGGGCGGCAATCCGCTCAGGAAGCTGCCGCCGTACCGTCTGCATTGCCTGTTCAATAGCAACCGCAAACGCTCTCTGGTTTGCTGCACCATGGCTTTTGATTACAGTTCCCCGTAACCCTAGCAGGCATGCGCCATTATATTGATCGGGATTCAAGTGACCGAAACGCTTTGATAAGCGTTTTTGTAACAAACGCCCTAGCCACTTCAACCACCAGGATTGCTTTTGTTTTTGCCCAGGCCCTGAAGCAGGAGATTTCAGCAGTGACAGGAACATCCTTACCACGCCTTCCACCGTTTTCAGGGTGACATTGCCCACAAAGCCGTCACAGACCATCACATCCGTTTTTCCAGTCAGCAGATCGTTGCCTTCCAGATAACCGATATAATTTATTGATGGTGCCTCTTTTAACTGTGCCGCTGCTTCACGGATAGTGCTCAGCCCTTTGCTTTCTTCTTCACCGATATTCAACAACGCGACACGAGGATTTGTCAGTCCCAGCACTTCTTCTGCCATCACTGAGCCCATCACGGCAAACTGAACCAGCATCGTGCTGTCACAGTCAACATTCGCCCCCAGATCCAACACAACTGTCTTTCCGTGTTGCTGGTGAGGTAATACTGACACCAATGCGGGTCGCTCAATTCCGTCCAGTGGCTTAATCAGGAGCTTGGCCAGCCCCATAAGCGCACCCGTATTACCAGCGCTCACACAGGCCTGTGCCCTACCGTCTTTAATCAACTCAAGCGCTATGCGCATTGAAGTACCACGGCTCGCACGAATAGCCTGCGACGGCCTCGCATCACTAGCAATAACCGACTCCGCCGGAACAATCTCTAAGCGGGAAAGTAAATCAGAATCGACTTTGGCAAGTAATGGAGTAATCGCAGCAGGATCGCCGACTAATAACAAATTGAGAGCTGGATTAGAAGCCAGTGCCTGCAATGCAGCAGGCACTGTTACGCAGGGACCAAAATCCCCGCCCATCGCATCTAACGCCAGAGTTAGGCGTGTCAAGGTATTGCCTTGCAAATAATTCGCAAGAATTATTTAGCAATGACCTTGCGACCGCGGTAATAACCATCCGCAGTGATGTGGTGACGCAGGTGAGTTTCGCCAGAAACTTTATCTACGGATACAGAAGCGGTAGTCAACGCATCATGTGAACGACGCATACCACGTTTGGAACGGCTAGGTTTGTTTTGTTGTACGGCCATGGACCTTACTCCTTATTGCTTATGCTTTAAACTGGCTAATACGGCAAATGGATTTGGTTTTTCCGCCTCTGCAGGCAGTTGACCAAATACCATATCCGCTTCGGACACTTCACAGTGTTCAGAATCATGCACCGGGGCGATAGGCAACATCAGAATAATTTCATCTTCAATCATTGCCAGCAGATCGACTTCGCCAAAACCATCAACGCCGATCGGCTCATACGCTTCCGGTAACGCTTCGGCCTGCTCATCATTGACGACCGGGCTGAAACAGAATGTCGCATGGACTTGATGTTCAAACGGCTTTCCGCAACGCTGACACATCAAAGTGACAGTAACGTCAGCGTTACCGTCAATCACAGCCAGACGCTGATTATCGATATTGAAAGATAAAGAGGCCTGAACATCACTATCCACACTCACCACGGATTCGGCAACACGCTCTACTTGTTCAGCTGAATAGATACCAACGTAATCTAAACGCTTCTGAGCAGTGCGGACCGCATCAAGGGTTAAGGGTAATTTTACCTTTTGCATAGGGCGCGCATATTAACGTCGTAACGACATAGAGTCAAAGAAAAAGGCAGTGATGCACCACCTTTCACCAATATTCGCTTCCAGAGCGGCGCACAGTTTAAAATGCCTTTCATCATTACGCTACGGTTTATCAAAAAATTATGCAGCAGATTGTTCTCGCTTCAACATCACCTTACCGCAAATCCTTGTTAGAAAAGCTGGCTATCCCCTTTGTTTGCGCATCGCCAGACATCGATGAAACCCCTCACCTCGGAGAAAACGCTGTCGATCTCGTGATCCGTCTTGCTGAAAGCAAAGCGCAAACACTGGCCGCGCACTACCCCAATCACCTGATTATCGGTTCCGATCAGGTTTGCGTTCTGGAAAACGCCATAACAGGAAAACCACATAATAAGGATAACGCAACACACCAGTTACGGCAGGCCAGCGGAAAGTGTGTTTCCTTCTTTACGGGTTTAGCGCTCTTCAATAGTGCAACTCAGGAAATGCAGAGTATTGCTGAGCCATTTGACGTGCATTTCCGTACGCTAACGGAAGCGGAAATTGGCGGTTATCTGGAGAAAGAACAGCCATGGAACTGCGCAGGTAGCTTTAAAAGCGAAGGATTGGGTATTACTCTCTTTGAACGACTATCCGGGCGCGATCCTAATACGCTCATTGGATTGCCATTGATCGCGCTAACGCAGATGCTACAAAAGGAAGGCGTAAATCCGCTGACGATGTAAATTGACGATGTAAAGTAAATCGGGATAGCCCGATGAAGAGGCTATCCCGACAGATAAAAATATGTAGGTATATGTGGTTATACTTTTGTCTTGCGCAGTGCTTGCAGACAGCGACGCAGTGCGCTATCTAATGGAGCTTCGACTCTCAGTGTCTCACCGGTGTTCGGATGCTCAAAACGCAGCGCCTGTGCATGCAGGAATAGACGTTTTAGACCTGTGCCTACCAGTTGCTGATCGAATTCGCGATCGCCGTAACGATCATCAAACGCTATCGGATGTCCGGCATACTGAGCGTGTACACGAATTTGGTGCGTACGCCCAGTAACAGGGCTAGCCCGCACCAGCGTCGCGTGTTCAAAGCGCTCTTCTATTTTAAAGCGCGTTTCTGACGGTTTACCGTCGCTGTTTACCCGTACAATGCGTTCACCGCTTTGCAGGATATTCTTTAACAGTGGAGCCTGAACGACCTTGCAGTGAGACTGCCACTGCCCACGAACCAGCGCCAGATAGTCTTTTTGCATGCCTTTTAGTCGCAGTTGTTCGTGCAGAGAACGTAAAGCCGAGCGTTTTTTTGCGACCAGCAAAACACCAGAGGTATCGCGATCGAGACGGTGTACTAACTCCAGAAAACGCGCTTCCGGGCGTAAAGCACGCAGCCCTTCAATCACGCCGAAGCTCAAGCCACTGCCACCATGCACTGCTGTACCCGAGGGTTTATTCAGCACCAACAGGTAGTCATCCTCATAAATAATGCACTCGGCCAACGCCGCCACTTTACCAAAACTGGCAGAAATAGGGGTCTCATCGCGTTCTGCCTGCCGAACGGGCGGAATACGGATGACATCACCATCGAGCAATTTATACTCAGGTTTGACCCGTTTCTTATTTATCCTTACCTCACCTTTTCGCAAGATACGGTAAACCATGCTTTTAGGCACACCCTTTAAGTGGGTATGCAAAAAATTATCGACGCGCTGCCCCGCTTCATCTGCGGAGATCGTCACAAATTGTACTGAAGGATTATCTGTTTTCATGATGCGCGATTCTAAATAGAGCAACCCGATAGCGCCACTTCTTTTTCTGTGCTTAACTGTGTGTCTGACTTATGAAGATATTGTTGCATTGTCGAGTAAGTGGACGGGTGAGTTGGACTGTAGCATCAAACCCTGTCCGTTTTGGTGATAACAACAGAACTATCTTTATACAGACAGGCAAAGTCACCTTGCTATAACGGTATCAGCAGTGGAATAATGCTTTTGCGTTTCCCACGCGGATTTCCGATAAAACAAGGGGAAATTGCGGAATTATTAAATTTGCCTGATGACGCACACACGCAGCAATGGCGTAAGACGTAATGTGAAATCAAGCAGTTAGCGGGCTGCGGATTGCAGCTTGGCCGGCAAATGGAATCAGATCTGGCGACATTATTCAGAAGCTGTTCCCTCAGTAAATGCGCTGTTTTCCATCAGGAAATACAGGCTACCGAAACATGCGTCTCTATGCAGGCGACAACCGGGAGGTTGACGTCCCTGCGATAAGCCACGAGGCCATCGGTTCACTCCGGTCATGCGGTTCTTTTGTCCGCAGCTCTATCAATAATGTAAGTAAAAATAACGAGTAAGTTGAAGATGAAAAGAATGTTAATTAACGCAACTCAGCAGGAAGAGTTGCGTGTTGCCTTGGTTGATGGTCAACGGCTGTATGATTTGGATATCGAAAGTCCAGGTCATGAGCAGAAGAAAGCAAATATCTACAAAGGTAAAATCACACGTATCGAACCTAGCCTTGAAGCCGCTTTTGTTGATTACGGCGCTGAAAGACACGGTTTCCTCCCTCTTAAAGAAATCGCCCGCGAATACTTCCCTAGCAACTATTCTTCCCACGGTCGTCCTAACATTAAAGACGTGTTGCGTGAAGGTCAGGAAGTCATTGTTCAGGTAGACAAAGAAGAGCGAGGAAACAAAGGTGCTGCACTGACCACCTTTATCAGTCTGGCAGGCAGTTATCTGGTCTTAATGCCGAATAATCCTCGTGCAGGCGGTATTTCACGTCGTATCGAAGGTGACGATCGTACCGAGCTCAAAGAAGCGTTGGGATCGTTGCAACTGCCCGATGGCATGGGGCTCATTGTTCGTACCGCTGGTGTGGGCAAATCCGCTGAAGCGCTGCAATGGGATCTAGCTTTCCGTCTGAAACATTGGGATGCGATCAAAAAAGCCGCCGAAGGCCGCCCTGCACCGTTCCTGATCCATCAGGAAAGTAATGTGATCGTCCGCGCTTTTCGTGACTATCTGCGCCCAGACATTGGCGAAATTCTGATCGACAATCCAAAAGTTCTCGATCTGGCAAAAGAACATATTTCTGCACTGGGTCGCCCCGATTTCAGTAGCAAAATCAAATTGTACAGTGGCGAAATTCCGCTTTTCAGCCACTATCAAATCGAATCACAGATCGAATCGGCTTTCCAGCGTGAAGTTCGCCTGCCGTCCGGTGGCTCTATCGTTATCGATACGACCGAAGCGCTAACAGCGATTGATATCAACTCCGCCCGTGCAACGCGCGGTGGTGATATTGAAGAAACTGCGTTCAATACCAACCTTGAAGCCGCAGACGAAATTGCCCGCCAGTTGCGCTTGCGTGACCTCGGCGGCCTGATCGTTATCGACTTCATCGATATGACACCAGTTCGTCACCAGCGTGAAGTTGAAAACCGCCTGCGCGACTCTGTACGTCAGGATCGTGCGCGTATTCAGATCGGCCGGATTTCTCGCTTTGGCTTGCTAGAAATGTCGCGTCAGCGCCTGAGCCCTTCACTGGGTGAATCCAGCCATCACGTTTGCCCACGCTGTAGCGGCACAGGCACGATTCGTGATAATGAATCACTTTCACTGTCTATTCTTCGTCTGATCGAAGAAGAAGCGCTGAAAGAGAATACCAAAGAAGTCCACGCGATTGTTCCAGTTCAGATTGCATCTTATCTGCTGAACGAGAAACGTGATGCCGTTAACGCCATTGAGAAACGTCAAGGCGGCGTGCGCGCGATCATCGTGCCACACGATGGTATGCAGACACCGCACTACTCCGTTGTTCGCGTCCGTAAAGGCGAAGAAAAACCGACGCTCAGCTATTTGCTGCCTCAGCGTTTGGAAACGGAAACGCAGCAGTTGCAAGACGAACAAACGATCGAGCGTAAACAGCCTGAACAACCGGCTCTAGCAACATTTAGTATGGCTGAAATGCCAGAGGAAACCACGCCCCCAGTTACTAAAGAAGCTCCTGCTGTAGCGAAAGCCGCAGAGGATGCTCAACCAGGCCTCATTAGCCGTTTCTTCAGCGCATTGAAAGGAATCTTCGCTTCCGAACCTATTGAAAAAACAGTCGGTGCTGCTGACGATAAGAAAGCGGAAGAAGAGAAATCTACTGAGGGTCAGCGTTCTGAACGTCGGAACCCACGCCGTCAGGGTAATAATCGCCGTGACCGTGGCTCTCGTGACAATCGTGACAATCGTGACAATCGTGACAATCGTGACAATCGTGATGATCAGCGTCGGAATAAGCGACAAAACGACGACGCGATTGTTGAAACCCGTACTGCGGATAATGTGGAGAAAGTCGGTTCGGAAGAACAACCGCGCCGTGAACCACGTGCCGAACGTCAGCGTCGTCGGCAGGCTCCGGCTGAGACAAAAGCACAGCCAGTCATTGATGATTCTGATGACAACGCAGCCGAGCAGGATACACCGACTCAGGTTATGCCACGCCGTCAACGCCGTCAGTTGACGCAGAAAGTACGTGTCCAGTCTGAAACTCAGCAGGATGTCCTCTCTGATAACAGATCGCCTGTTGCTGAAGCATCCGAGCAGATTCAAGCTTACGTCAAGCCAAACGACGCTGCGGTAGACCATAGTGAGGTCGATAACGAGCAGAACGATTCAAATCGTGCCAATGCCGAGAATGGCGGTATGCCGCGTCGATCGCGTCGTTCTCCGCGTCACCTGCGCGTCAGCGGCCAGCGCCGTCGCCGCTATCGTGATGAGCGTTATCCGTCTCAGTCACCAATGCAGTTGGAATTTGCTGCCGCATCACCGGAAATGTCATCAGGAAAAGTGTGGGTTAGCTATCCTCTGGCACGGCCACAGCAGGCTGAACGCCAGCAGCAGAACGAGAATGTTGCAACAATTGAAACTCCGCTGTTACCAGCCGTTATCGAAGCCGCCGTGACTGCACAAGCAGACACAGTGGAATCCAATGCGGTTGAAAACGTTGCTATCACTGAAGCCGTGGTTCAGGAAGAAGTCGCTGTAACCGCAACAGCACAGTCTGCCGACATCATCCAGGATAGCAATGTAGTGGATGCCAAGGTGAGTACCGCAGGCGAAGAAACCACCATCGAGCCAGTGACTGAGAACACCGCCATCGACGATGCTATCGCTGCAGTTACCGTGAATGCCGTTGAAGAAGCAAATACTGTGGAGACTCAGGTCGCTGAAGAAACCGTTGTCGCAGTTGCTTCTGAACAAACAGTGGCTGAAAACGTAGCGACCGAAACGGTCGCAGAAGAGCAACGGGCAGATAGCATCGCTGATGCAACTGAGAAAGCAGATGTGTCAGAACCAATTTCTTCCCCTGCGGTTTCCGCAGTACAGGAAACCAACCTGCCACAAAGCGTTCAGGATGAGCCGGTAACCGCTATCAGCGCACAACCGATTGTGGAAAAGTCTGTATCGAGCGTAACAAAAGCAGCAAGCGTTGCTGCACAACCTCGTTATAAGCTCCACGCGACAGCGCCTATGACAAAAGCGCCAGCCCCAGCCTACCGTGCAGAGCCTGCTCGACATAGTGATTGGGTACGTCCAGACTACCCGTTCTCAGGGAAAGGCTCAGCAGGCGGCCATGCCGCAGTTAACCAGTCAACTGCGCCAGCAACCAAGCCTACGCCAGTTAGCGAGTAATCCAGGCTTCTATAGACAAGCACCCGCCAATTGGCGGGTGCTTTTTTATTCAGAAACTGTCGTTAGCCTAAAAAACTCAACGTCTTAATATCTACACTATCCGTTTTACCATCCAGTTCCACCAAGAAGCGTTTAAAGTGCTCACTCTGCCCATGTGATGCAACAGCATCTTGATTCTTCCAACGCTCGAAGAACACAAACACACCCGGTTTATCCACAACTTCATGCAGATCATACTGCACATTGCCTACTTCCTGTCGGCTTGGCGATACCAAACGTTTTAGCGTCGCAGTAACATCTGCAATGAACTCTGCTTTTGCCTGAATAGTCGCCACAATACGAATTTCCATATACATCCCTTATTTATCAATGAAAAGATAATACTATCAGATGCCAATTCACGCTTAATTTCAAGCATTCATCAACAAACGGATGCATTCGAATAGCTTTACGCTTATCCTTATCCCCCGCCGTATCAGTCCCAAAACCAACCGAAAGATGATGTTTTTTTACTGACCGCCGGAGCGCAATTCCATGACCGCACAGCCCACTATTCTTAAAATCCGTCGCCCTGACGATTGGCACATTCACCTGCGTGACGATCAGATGCTGGAAACCGTTCTCCCCTATACCAGCCGTTTCTTCGGCCGTGCGGTTGTTATGCCTAACCTGACGCCGCCGATTACCAGCGTAGCCAGCGCTATCGCGTATCGTCAGCGTATTTTGGCCGCAGTCCCGCAGGGTGATGATTTTCATCCGCTGATGACGTGCTACCTGACCGATGCGCTTGATGCCAACGAAATCGTGAGTGGTTTTAAGCAAGGCGTTTTTACCGCGGCCAAACTCTATCCAGCTAACGCCACAACAAACTCCAGCCATGGGGTGACTAGCGTCGCCAATATCTCCGGCATTCTGGAACAAATGCAGAAAATTGGCATGCCGCTACTTATCCATGGTGAAGTTACCGACTCTGCCGTGGATATTTTCGATCGGGAAGCGCGCTTCATCGAAACCGTGCTGGAACCATTACGCCAACAGTTTCCTGAACTGAAGGTCGTCCTTGAGCACATTACGACGAAAGAAGCCGCGCAGTATGTTGTTGAAGGTAATGATTATCTCGCCGCAACCATTACACCGCAGCATCTGATGTTTAACCGCAATCATATGCTGGTTGGTGGCGTTCGCCCCCACCTATATTGCCTGCCTATCTTAAAACGCAATACCCATCAGCAGGCGCTACGTGAAGCAGTCGCTAGCGGCTGTGACCGGCTTTTCCTCGGTACGGACTCCGCGCCGCATGCAAAACACAGAAAAGAGTCCAGTTGCGGCTGTGCTGGTGTGTTCAATGCTCAGGCAGCATTAAGTACCTACGCCACCGTTTTTGAAGAAATGAACGCGCTGGATAAACTCGAAGCATTTTGCTCCCTGAATGGCCCACGTTTTTATGGCCTGCCAGTGAACGACAGCTGGATTGAGCTGCATCGTGAAACCGTCACATTCCCAGAAGAAATCGCTCTCGGCGACGAGTCGCTAATCCCCTTCCTGGCTGGACAAAGCCTCAACTGGTCAGTCCGTTAATCGACAAGCCCATCCGCATTATGCCGATGGGCTAAATTTTATTGCACGTCTTGTTCTTCACTTACAATAACTGTATAAATAAACAGTTTAAAATTTGGAGGTCAGCATGCGCGTAGAAATCACTCTTGCAAAAACAACGCCTTTACCCGCCGGTGCCATCGAAGCGCTCAGGCATGAGCTGGAAAAACGTATTCACAAAATTTACCCTGACACACCCATTCAGGTTCGTTATGCAGCCGCAAACAGCCTGACGGTAATGGGAGCAGGCAAAGAAGAAAAAGATCGTATCTCTGAAATCTTGCAGGAAACGTGGGAAAGTGCCGATGACTGGTTTACAGCAGACTAATCTAAAACTTGAAAAATAACGAAAATACAGGCTGTAATGGCACTTTAAAGCGGCATCTCGCCATGTTCTATGACCGAGGATATCTGTTATGAGGGTAGAAAAGCCAGAAGAGACAATGACATTCGGGAAATTGCTGGAGCTGATTGGCGAGCAACAACGCAAGATCGATACTCTGGAATTCGCTTTTTAGTTCTTGGCGTTCTGCCTTGATGAGAAAGCCAACAGGCTGATGATTCACAATTTGACACTGGCGTCTCAAAATGAAAATCGGGATCCAGCAATGAAGAAATACCTTGCCCGACTTGCTGCCGCATTAGAAAAAAATTCAGGGCCTGCTGCAGAATAATGCTCAACTGCCCTGTAACGAAGCCTTCGGGATGAAAGCCCATTCGTCCCGATATTTTATCTGACGCATCGTTTATCCCTTCGTCATACCTGCCTGTCTAATTTTTTTCACGAAAAGTTGAAAATACTTCCCATAAATTAAATAAGTCACAGTATACTGATAAGGCTTGTTTAAAAATAATGATCCACCTGAAGCCTCGTTAGTCACTCATGTTAGTAACTAGTCAATAAGGGGTATTTATGGATAGAAAAAATGAAGTTATTCAGACACATCCTCTTGTAGGTTGGGACATCAGCACCGTTGACAGTTATGACGCCATGATGATCCGTTTGCACTACTTATCCACCTCGGACCAAGCACCAGATGAAGCACATGTAGACCGGACGCTTTGGCTAACGACCGATGTTGCAAGGCAACTGATATACATACTCGAAGCCGGTATTGCAAAAATCGAATCAACAGACTGTGACGCCAGTGATTATCGAAAACATTAGTAATTGATAGCGTTATTAATATTATATTCAATACCCAATTATTTTTTTGAAAACAGTTGCTTTAATAACCACACCGCCTTATTGGCGGTGTGGTTATTTTAGGCTTGTTCTCATTTCTTTTTATAGCATCGATAGATTAAACCACACTCGCCTGATTTTATATCTCAATAATCACCCACTACATCATTATTCAACTAATCGAGTGTCTTTCCGGCACAATTAATTTAATTAGCCGCCATCTTTATTTATCTTTCACCTGAAAACAGGCATCAGGAATATCTATTTCTAGTAAAGAACTTCCATAACCAAATTGAATAAATTATGAATTTAAATTCAAAAAAATTGTTCATAATTATGATAATGTTGCAATTTGAAATTTTATGTTGATTTTATGTTTCTTCCTGTTAAATTTCGCCGGATTGACTACATTACCGATCTGATAAGGAGTATCACCATGCTTTGGCGTAATACCTCTTCTCGTTATGGCCATATCAGCATTCTTTTGCACTGGATTGCAGCGTTAACCGTTTATGGTATGTTCGCTTTAGGGCTGTGGATGGTTACATTAGGGTACTACAATATTTGGTATCACCGTGCCCCAGAGATTCATAAAGCGATTGGCGTGCTGTTATTTGCCATCTTAATCTTTCGCGTGGTATGGCGTTTTATCTCCCCACCACCTCCACCGTTGAAAAGCTACTCCACATTAACCCGCGTCAGCGCGACGCTGGCTCATATTGCGCTTTATGTCATTCTTTTCGCCATTCTCATTAGTGGATATCTCATTTCCACTGCCGAAGGGCATTCTATCTCAGTTTTTGGCTGGTTTTCTGTTCCGGCCATTGTCAGCGGCTTGACGGATCAGGCCGATATAGCAGGCGACGTGCATCTTTATCTTGCATGGGCGGTGGTTGCCTTATCAGCGCTGCACGGTTTAGCCGCATTAAAACACCACTTTATCGATGGTGATAACACGTTGAAACGGATGTTGGGTCGCAACGTTCCTTAACTTTCTGGATTTATGGAGAAATACCAATGCTGAAGAAAACACTACTGAGCCTAACAGCAGTATCCATGCTT
This genomic interval from Pectobacterium aquaticum contains the following:
- a CDS encoding cytochrome b encodes the protein MLWRNTSSRYGHISILLHWIAALTVYGMFALGLWMVTLGYYNIWYHRAPEIHKAIGVLLFAILIFRVVWRFISPPPPPLKSYSTLTRVSATLAHIALYVILFAILISGYLISTAEGHSISVFGWFSVPAIVSGLTDQADIAGDVHLYLAWAVVALSALHGLAALKHHFIDGDNTLKRMLGRNVP
- the bssS gene encoding biofilm formation regulator BssS, which codes for MDRKNEVIQTHPLVGWDISTVDSYDAMMIRLHYLSTSDQAPDEAHVDRTLWLTTDVARQLIYILEAGIAKIESTDCDASDYRKH
- the pyrC gene encoding dihydroorotase → MTAQPTILKIRRPDDWHIHLRDDQMLETVLPYTSRFFGRAVVMPNLTPPITSVASAIAYRQRILAAVPQGDDFHPLMTCYLTDALDANEIVSGFKQGVFTAAKLYPANATTNSSHGVTSVANISGILEQMQKIGMPLLIHGEVTDSAVDIFDREARFIETVLEPLRQQFPELKVVLEHITTKEAAQYVVEGNDYLAATITPQHLMFNRNHMLVGGVRPHLYCLPILKRNTHQQALREAVASGCDRLFLGTDSAPHAKHRKESSCGCAGVFNAQAALSTYATVFEEMNALDKLEAFCSLNGPRFYGLPVNDSWIELHRETVTFPEEIALGDESLIPFLAGQSLNWSVR
- the dinI gene encoding DNA damage-inducible protein I, with the translated sequence MRVEITLAKTTPLPAGAIEALRHELEKRIHKIYPDTPIQVRYAAANSLTVMGAGKEEKDRISEILQETWESADDWFTAD